The Geothrix oryzae DNA window CGCTTCAGACCATCCATGTCCACGAGGACGATGCCGAGCGAATGTCCGTGCCGCCGCGCCAGCTTCAGGCCCTGGTGCAGCCGGTCATAGAACAGCGCGCGGTTGCCCAGTCCCGTGAGGGAATCCCGCGTGGCACGCAGGAAGAGGTCCCTGGCCGTCTCCACCTGGGCGGAATAGCGGGTGGCGTGGACCAGGGCCGACGCCACCACCTCGGAGATCAGCTCGAGCGTCAGGAGATCCGCATCCTGGAAGGCGGCAGGCTGGGCCGACAGGACCTTGAGCACCCCCACCGTGAGGTCTCCATGGCGCAGGGGCACCACGATCATCGATCGCAGGCCCACCGAACGGCAGGCCTCCCGGTCCACCCGGGCGTCGGTTTCCGAATCCTCGCAGCGGAGCGGCACCCCCTGCTCCACGCAGAGCCCCGAAAGGCTGCCTTGGCGGGCCAGCCGCAAGCCCAGCTGGCGCTCGGCGATCCCCGAGGCGGCCCGGTAGACCATCTCCTCGCCTTCCGCCAACTCCACCGCGGCCCCGGAACCTCCCGTGAGGATCTGGGCCAGGAGCGCGACCCGTTCGATCACCACGGAGAGATCCAGACCGACCTTGGCGATCTCCGTCTGGAAACGGATGATGCCCAGCAGCCGCTCCGGGGGCAGGCCGGCGGCGGGATCGGCAATCAGGTGGCTGGGAAGCAGGGAGGACATGGGGATTCTCCTGGGCCTAGCAGCGTTTCAGCACTTCCGTCACGCAGCGCTCGATGCCGATCCAGACATCGCTCAGCTTCGCGTCGTCGAACATGTAGGCGGGGGTGGTGACGAGCTTGTGGGTCTCGTCAATGACGATCTCCCGGGCATTCGGAGTGTCCTTGGGGTGGTGGCCGAGGATCCGCATGGCCTCGTCGCAGCCGGCATCGTTGCCCAGGGTGAGTTCGGCGGATCCCCGCCCGGACAGCGCCAGGGCCACCAGGGCCGGCGCGATGCAGATGGCCCCCACCGGCTTGCCGGCATCGAAGAATCCTCGGATGAAGGCCGCCACATCGGGCCGCACCTCGGCTTCCGCACCCTTGATGGCAAAGGTGCAGTGGTTCTTGGCCACGCCGTAGCCGCCCGGCATCACCAGCGCATCGTAGTCGCCGGCCCTGGCCGAAGCCAGGTCCAAGCACTGGCCCGCGCGCGCAATGCGGCTGGCCTCCTCCAGGATGTTGCGCCGGGCGCCGGCCACGGGCCGGCCGGTGGCATGGTCGACGACATGGTACTGGTCCGCGTTGGGTGCGATGCACTGGAAGGAAGCGCCGTGCTGATCCAGTGCCAGCAGGGCCAGCACCGCCTCGCGCACTTCCGCGCCGTCGAGGTGGCCACAGCCCGCCAGCAGCACCGCGACCTTCGGCGTCTTTGCCATGGGAACCTCCTGGGTTTCCCCGATTATCCATGGAAAGCAAGGGCCGGCCGCAGAGACCGGCCCTCCCATCGAGCCGGGGGCGGTTCGTCTACCCTGATTCCATGCGCCTCTCCTCCCGCCTGCCGCCCGGATTCGATCCGAACGCCCTGTCGGCCGCCCTGGCCCGCCTCCGAGCGGCGGGGCGCCCGGTCCTCGATCTCACGGGATCGAATCCCACGCGCTGCGGGTTCGCCTATCCGGAAGCCGAGATCCGCGCGGCCCTGTCTGCGCCCGAGGTGCTGACCTACGATCCCGATTCCCGGGGAGCCCAGACCGCCCGGGAGGCCATCGCGGCCCACCATGGCCACGGCCTCCGGGCGGAGGAGCTGCTGCTCACGGCCTCCACCAGCGAGGGCTATGGACTGCTGTTCAAGCTGCTGGGCGACCCCGGTGACGAGGTGCTGGTGCCCAGTCCCAGCTACCCGCTTTTCGACTGGCTGGCCCGGCTGGAGGGCCTGCGCGCGCGGCCCGTGCCTTCCTACTTCCATGACCGCTGGCATCTGGACCTGGGCGCCCTGGAAGCCGCGGTGGGCCCCCGCACTCGTGCCGTCGTTGTGGTGAATCCGAACAATCCCACGGGACATTTCCTGTCCAAACCGGAATGGCACGGACTCACGGACCTCTGCGCCCGGCACGGCCTGGCCCTCCTGGTGGACGAGGTCTTCGTGGACTACGGGCTCGAGGCCGCGGAGGATCACCTCCCCACGGCCCTGGCCGACGCCCAGCCGGCCTGCCCGGTCTTCCTGCTGTCGGGTCTCAGCAAGGTGGCGGCCCTGCCCCAGCTGAAGCTCGGCTGGATCGCCGTGCGGGGTCCGCAGGCCGCCACGAACCTGGAGGCCCTCGCCTTCCTGGCGGATCAGTACCTCTCCGTGTCCTCCCCCGTGCAGGCCGCGGTGCCGGCGCTCCTGGCGCTGGCTCCCGGGATCCGGGCCCAGGTGCTCGAGCGTCTCCGCGCCAACCTCGCCACCCTGGATGCTGGGCTGGCGGCCCATCCCCGCCTGTCCCGGCTGCCCGTCGAGGGCGGCTGGTCCGTCCTGCTGCGCCGCCCCGCGGT harbors:
- a CDS encoding pyridoxal phosphate-dependent aminotransferase; translated protein: MRLSSRLPPGFDPNALSAALARLRAAGRPVLDLTGSNPTRCGFAYPEAEIRAALSAPEVLTYDPDSRGAQTAREAIAAHHGHGLRAEELLLTASTSEGYGLLFKLLGDPGDEVLVPSPSYPLFDWLARLEGLRARPVPSYFHDRWHLDLGALEAAVGPRTRAVVVVNPNNPTGHFLSKPEWHGLTDLCARHGLALLVDEVFVDYGLEAAEDHLPTALADAQPACPVFLLSGLSKVAALPQLKLGWIAVRGPQAATNLEALAFLADQYLSVSSPVQAAVPALLALAPGIRAQVLERLRANLATLDAGLAAHPRLSRLPVEGGWSVLLRRPAVDGDEACALRLLEAASVLVHPGSFFDLPGDGHLVLSLLTPDPLFRDGLGRIFPLL
- a CDS encoding sensor domain-containing diguanylate cyclase, giving the protein MSSLLPSHLIADPAAGLPPERLLGIIRFQTEIAKVGLDLSVVIERVALLAQILTGGSGAAVELAEGEEMVYRAASGIAERQLGLRLARQGSLSGLCVEQGVPLRCEDSETDARVDREACRSVGLRSMIVVPLRHGDLTVGVLKVLSAQPAAFQDADLLTLELISEVVASALVHATRYSAQVETARDLFLRATRDSLTGLGNRALFYDRLHQGLKLARRHGHSLGIVLVDMDGLKRINDEHGHQAGDAALRILAERLRALTRESDTLARLGGDEFGILLAAVKDPAAARDFAFKLADLVQGTFSFDGMPFDLSASVGAVVFPEDGGEVEALLHQADLAMYEMKRARATMRAAKIR
- the elbB gene encoding isoprenoid biosynthesis glyoxalase ElbB, translating into MAKTPKVAVLLAGCGHLDGAEVREAVLALLALDQHGASFQCIAPNADQYHVVDHATGRPVAGARRNILEEASRIARAGQCLDLASARAGDYDALVMPGGYGVAKNHCTFAIKGAEAEVRPDVAAFIRGFFDAGKPVGAICIAPALVALALSGRGSAELTLGNDAGCDEAMRILGHHPKDTPNAREIVIDETHKLVTTPAYMFDDAKLSDVWIGIERCVTEVLKRC